The following proteins come from a genomic window of Gimesia chilikensis:
- a CDS encoding PQQ-binding-like beta-propeller repeat protein, whose translation MTFKQISYFLFCLMGCLAIGTPTTWAAEKSVKKTADTADSPQPLTLIVMDPLASPLSCPCVKGYAQRKYEKLGEYLEAQLGRKVEVKFSEALAKVLPKNGNGQACLIIGKQSVVRADAKALKLKVHPVARLSDLKGETTQTGLIVVPAGDPAQSAPDLQGYRIFFGPSESAEKHQAAMSLLKQAHVSIPPKLEISQACSDGACKILEFDKNVRAAAVISSYAKPLLQGCGTIKKGDLRVVAETKPVPFITAFTGGNVSATEQKQITAALLNTVTEPELCQALESLLGFVPFEQEAQESQPQKATTKKKIADPQSKQTSSVWPGWRGPLRNGTVAQLPESLPASVIRLWDFKLAYAGLGGIAATSDRVIFGDRGLDNQTDVFRCLSASDGKVQWVLDYLAPGELDYGPSPRATPLIDGERVILLGAFGDLHCVEIATGNVLWKKNIYRDFGLNTRPTWGACSSPLIIDHRLIINPGAKTASLVALDPETGKTLWQTPGADAAYGSFIAGKFGGRLQIVGHDAVSLGGWDVKTGQRLWTVVPEYTGDFNVPTPLAVDGQLLVTTENNGTRLYDFDSQGIIIPRPVARNEELSPDMSSPIQIGDQVYCVWNDMYCLNRKKSLKTLWNAPDQAFGDYAAVITDSRRILVVGKGGRLVMVDVNPQQFKVNSRLDLFPDPGRENIYSHCALVGNRLYLRGESELICVDLSAH comes from the coding sequence GTGACTTTTAAACAGATTTCATATTTCCTGTTCTGTCTGATGGGCTGCCTTGCGATCGGTACCCCCACAACCTGGGCGGCAGAGAAATCGGTAAAGAAAACGGCAGACACTGCAGACAGCCCCCAACCCCTGACGCTGATTGTCATGGACCCACTGGCCTCACCGCTTTCGTGCCCTTGTGTGAAAGGCTATGCCCAGCGCAAGTATGAAAAGCTGGGGGAGTACCTGGAAGCGCAGCTGGGACGTAAAGTCGAGGTCAAATTTTCGGAAGCACTGGCCAAAGTCCTGCCCAAAAATGGGAATGGCCAGGCCTGCCTGATTATCGGCAAACAGTCTGTCGTTCGCGCTGACGCCAAAGCGTTGAAACTGAAAGTACATCCGGTGGCTCGCCTCTCCGACCTGAAAGGAGAAACGACTCAGACCGGCCTGATCGTCGTCCCCGCCGGAGATCCCGCTCAGTCTGCCCCGGATCTGCAGGGCTACCGCATCTTCTTTGGTCCCTCTGAATCGGCGGAAAAGCATCAGGCAGCCATGTCTCTGCTCAAACAGGCTCATGTTTCAATCCCCCCCAAGCTGGAAATCAGCCAGGCCTGCAGCGACGGGGCGTGTAAAATCCTGGAGTTTGACAAAAACGTGCGTGCCGCCGCCGTCATCTCCAGCTATGCCAAACCCCTCCTGCAGGGTTGCGGCACCATTAAAAAGGGAGATCTGCGCGTCGTCGCGGAAACAAAACCGGTTCCTTTCATCACCGCCTTCACAGGCGGAAACGTGAGTGCTACGGAGCAGAAGCAGATCACTGCTGCCTTGCTGAATACCGTTACAGAACCGGAACTCTGCCAGGCCCTGGAATCACTGTTGGGCTTTGTCCCTTTCGAACAGGAAGCACAAGAATCGCAGCCCCAAAAGGCAACTACGAAAAAAAAGATCGCAGATCCACAGTCAAAGCAGACCTCATCAGTCTGGCCCGGCTGGCGAGGCCCGCTCCGCAATGGTACTGTTGCGCAACTGCCTGAATCCCTCCCTGCGTCCGTCATCCGCCTCTGGGATTTCAAACTGGCCTATGCGGGACTGGGAGGCATCGCAGCTACCAGCGATAGGGTCATTTTCGGAGACCGTGGACTCGATAACCAGACCGATGTCTTTCGGTGCCTTTCAGCCAGTGATGGCAAAGTACAGTGGGTGCTGGATTATCTGGCCCCGGGAGAACTGGATTACGGTCCCTCGCCCCGGGCTACCCCTTTGATTGATGGCGAGCGGGTCATTCTGCTCGGGGCATTCGGCGATCTGCACTGTGTGGAAATTGCCACGGGAAACGTGCTCTGGAAGAAAAATATCTACCGCGATTTCGGTTTGAATACCAGGCCGACCTGGGGAGCCTGTTCCTCACCCTTGATTATCGATCATCGCTTAATCATCAATCCCGGAGCCAAAACAGCCTCACTGGTCGCCCTCGATCCAGAGACCGGTAAAACCTTATGGCAGACTCCTGGTGCAGACGCCGCCTACGGTTCCTTCATCGCCGGCAAGTTTGGCGGCCGCCTGCAGATTGTAGGCCATGATGCCGTCTCGCTGGGGGGCTGGGATGTCAAAACCGGCCAGCGGTTATGGACCGTCGTGCCCGAGTATACCGGAGACTTTAATGTTCCCACGCCGCTGGCCGTCGATGGCCAGTTACTGGTGACCACAGAGAATAACGGCACCCGTCTCTATGATTTTGACTCGCAGGGGATCATCATCCCCCGGCCGGTAGCTCGCAATGAAGAGTTGAGCCCTGATATGAGTTCGCCCATCCAGATTGGCGATCAGGTCTATTGCGTCTGGAACGACATGTACTGTCTCAACCGGAAAAAAAGCTTGAAAACGCTCTGGAACGCCCCTGATCAGGCGTTTGGCGATTATGCCGCCGTAATCACCGATTCCAGGCGGATTCTCGTAGTCGGCAAAGGGGGACGCCTGGTCATGGTGGATGTCAATCCGCAGCAGTTCAAAGTGAACTCGCGGCTGGATCTCTTTCCCGACCCGGGCAGAGAAAACATCTATTCTCACTGCGCCCTCGTTGGAAACCGCCTCTACCTCCGCGGCGAAAGCGAGCTGATCTGCGTCGACTTATCAGCACATTAA
- a CDS encoding EF-hand domain-containing protein, translating to MRNLSTFLTLFALLLFASDAFAQRGGGGRGGGGPRGGGGGMQMGQGGGQCQGGGGGASGGGSQMQMMMRGGNLTTDQSTTDAVEVVTQMLMSMDRNRDGMISANEVPAPLQSRLNGADANGDGVLNRQEQLAVIDRAKILSGRPNATGLGLNETIFRQLDRNRDQIISRNEVPPSLQRMFRALDSNQDGALDSEEQTAVLAKVQNRLNPGAQRKKDPAL from the coding sequence ATGCGAAACCTCAGTACATTTCTCACTTTGTTTGCGTTGCTGCTGTTTGCCAGCGATGCCTTTGCCCAGCGGGGCGGAGGTGGTCGTGGTGGTGGCGGTCCGCGAGGCGGTGGTGGCGGGATGCAGATGGGTCAGGGAGGCGGCCAGTGCCAGGGAGGCGGTGGTGGAGCTTCCGGCGGTGGAAGTCAGATGCAGATGATGATGAGAGGAGGCAACCTTACCACGGACCAGTCTACAACGGATGCGGTCGAGGTGGTCACCCAGATGTTGATGTCAATGGATCGGAACAGGGATGGCATGATTTCAGCCAATGAAGTACCCGCGCCATTACAGAGCCGTTTAAATGGTGCTGATGCAAACGGTGACGGAGTTTTAAACCGACAGGAACAACTGGCTGTGATTGACCGGGCCAAAATTCTCAGCGGCCGCCCCAATGCAACGGGACTCGGTCTGAATGAGACGATCTTTCGACAACTCGATCGCAACCGGGACCAGATCATCAGTCGCAACGAAGTTCCTCCTTCACTGCAGCGGATGTTCCGTGCTCTGGATTCAAATCAGGATGGGGCTCTCGACTCTGAGGAGCAGACTGCCGTTCTGGCTAAAGTTCAGAATCGCTTAAACCCAGGAGCGCAACGTAAGAAAGATCCAGCCTTGTAA
- a CDS encoding leucine-rich repeat domain-containing protein: MEPAVLARNEKTEFHGTRSMKVWMLVSISLLCSGCWQSSRESAIEAIEAAGGRVAFKRNPDETGKSEGEKSVSTIRLNEIPVDDSILVHVSQFPEVKVLHIIGTDITDQGLNQLSDLQELQWLFITNNQISDAGFNCFQDLSQLRDLVLGGTKITDESLKKIQGCSDLISLNVVRTSVSDAGLQYISSLHKLQTLYLNETKISDAGMHHLQGLKSLQTLSLSQNSITDAGMEPVSHLVNLQMLDLTHTGVADEGLKQIAGLRQLKTLSLDNTGVTDDGMKYLKDLSQLTVLNLSDTKLTDAGLKQLVDLPALESIYLLQAKLTDKALEYLIEMPALKSFNLTGNQITDSGLQVFGQSDKQWSRISFAETQITDAGLISLGKARIDLELTLDKTAVTDAGLQHLAGISELWGISLRDCKITDQGVQTLLKFPGLKTFYLDGTGVTDASLELFKKKPEVLILSLNNTSVTDEGIRHLEGLTDMHMLYLNHTAITDKSLTYLRKMDRLFELHLEGTAVTEEAAEEFEHFMNQTGQFCTVYR; this comes from the coding sequence ATGGAGCCGGCAGTGCTCGCTCGAAATGAAAAAACGGAATTCCACGGAACCAGATCGATGAAAGTATGGATGTTAGTCTCAATCAGCCTGCTATGCTCAGGCTGCTGGCAGTCATCGCGTGAATCAGCAATCGAGGCCATAGAAGCAGCAGGCGGCCGTGTTGCCTTTAAAAGGAATCCTGATGAAACAGGGAAAAGCGAGGGAGAGAAATCAGTCTCGACAATCAGGCTGAATGAGATTCCCGTCGATGATTCTATTCTGGTACACGTGAGCCAATTTCCCGAGGTCAAAGTTCTGCATATTATTGGCACAGACATTACAGATCAGGGACTGAATCAACTTAGTGATCTGCAGGAACTGCAGTGGCTCTTCATTACCAATAATCAGATATCTGACGCTGGCTTCAATTGCTTTCAGGACTTGAGTCAACTCCGAGATTTAGTTCTTGGCGGAACTAAGATCACGGACGAAAGCTTAAAAAAAATTCAGGGATGTTCAGACTTGATATCCTTGAACGTAGTCCGGACTTCTGTTTCCGATGCGGGGTTACAGTATATCAGCTCATTGCATAAGTTGCAGACGCTCTACCTTAATGAAACGAAAATCTCAGATGCAGGAATGCATCATCTGCAAGGATTGAAATCTCTGCAGACGTTGAGTCTCAGTCAGAACTCAATTACAGATGCCGGTATGGAGCCAGTCAGTCATCTGGTCAATCTGCAAATGCTTGATCTTACGCATACGGGAGTCGCTGATGAGGGACTGAAACAGATCGCAGGGCTCAGACAGCTGAAGACTCTGTCACTCGATAACACGGGCGTCACAGATGACGGGATGAAGTACCTCAAAGACCTTTCGCAGTTAACCGTTCTCAATCTGTCTGATACAAAACTGACTGACGCCGGCCTGAAGCAACTGGTTGATTTACCCGCTCTGGAATCCATCTACCTGTTGCAGGCTAAATTGACGGACAAGGCGCTGGAGTATTTAATTGAAATGCCTGCGTTGAAAAGCTTTAATTTGACTGGGAATCAAATCACCGACAGTGGTTTACAGGTTTTCGGTCAATCTGATAAACAGTGGTCGAGGATCAGTTTTGCTGAGACTCAAATCACGGATGCGGGTTTAATTTCACTGGGAAAAGCGCGAATTGATCTTGAGCTCACATTAGATAAGACGGCGGTGACGGATGCCGGTCTGCAGCATCTCGCTGGGATCTCTGAACTCTGGGGGATTTCTCTCAGAGATTGTAAAATCACCGACCAGGGAGTTCAGACTCTCCTGAAATTCCCAGGCCTGAAGACATTTTATTTAGATGGCACCGGAGTGACTGATGCGAGTCTGGAGTTATTCAAGAAGAAACCAGAAGTTCTGATTCTCTCGCTGAATAACACCAGTGTTACCGATGAGGGAATTCGGCATTTAGAAGGTTTAACCGATATGCACATGCTGTATCTGAATCATACAGCGATCACAGATAAAAGCCTGACCTACCTGAGAAAGATGGATAGACTGTTCGAACTGCATCTGGAGGGGACTGCCGTAACGGAAGAAGCTGCTGAGGAATTCGAGCATTTCATGAACCAGACCGGTCAGTTCTGCACCGTGTATCGTTAA
- a CDS encoding thioredoxin family protein, whose protein sequence is MNSRFNSLLYPFSKATVMRPWKLTAIVLVLVSLSCEMCVAGELVRIHNLEEGIQKAKSAGKDLFILFTGNDWCHHCIMLDQKILQKQEFAEALSQDFVFVELVFNSEDTVEQKERNARLRKLQDHYLTPSVPTAVLADSDGKPYAFITGYEKGTEPQGYLKLISAAQIAKSKRDTLLTAAAQESGTTRACLLNDALESIASQLGTIDERGEEPLLHFYGDVVQEILDLTENQGKIANKYITLRRQRDAWITDHAVLEKLKTFQSSEDYAGGIRLITQALKTTKNPEVRWELELTREVYLEWDDQFEQALAHCQRLLAIENVPEDIRESLLDREAFNLVRLNRFDEALARFDRRLQTAGSDREKRQKILNWQVQLMLKRAPVEKSIEVCRRFQKATIRGTDDWKDATFFLALELRRAGRHREALELTNDFLQVERSPNLLLDAAESLIALKRHKEAAALIEEVQPQIQSLKDSHLKWEIEQYENLAERSQVLKKRMPQPDKSDSK, encoded by the coding sequence ATGAATTCTCGATTCAATTCCCTGCTCTATCCTTTTTCGAAAGCGACTGTCATGCGTCCCTGGAAATTGACTGCGATCGTGCTTGTCCTCGTCTCCCTTAGCTGCGAGATGTGTGTCGCTGGAGAACTTGTGCGGATTCACAATCTGGAAGAAGGAATACAGAAGGCGAAGTCTGCGGGCAAAGATCTGTTTATTCTCTTCACGGGGAATGACTGGTGCCACCATTGTATTATGCTCGATCAAAAGATCCTGCAGAAACAGGAATTCGCAGAGGCTCTTTCGCAGGACTTTGTGTTCGTGGAACTGGTCTTCAATTCTGAGGACACAGTCGAGCAAAAGGAACGTAACGCCAGACTCAGAAAACTGCAGGACCACTATCTGACGCCCTCAGTTCCAACAGCAGTATTAGCCGACAGCGATGGTAAACCATATGCATTTATCACTGGCTACGAGAAAGGAACTGAGCCTCAAGGATATCTCAAACTGATCTCTGCGGCACAAATTGCGAAGTCAAAGCGTGACACACTGTTGACAGCCGCGGCGCAGGAATCGGGAACAACACGGGCCTGCCTGCTGAATGATGCGCTGGAGTCAATCGCGTCACAGCTGGGCACTATCGATGAACGCGGTGAAGAACCGTTGCTGCATTTTTACGGAGATGTCGTACAGGAAATCCTTGACCTGACCGAGAACCAGGGAAAGATCGCCAACAAATATATCACCCTGCGCAGGCAGCGTGACGCATGGATTACTGACCATGCCGTGTTGGAAAAACTGAAGACCTTTCAATCCAGTGAAGACTACGCAGGCGGAATTCGCTTGATTACGCAGGCACTTAAAACGACAAAGAATCCCGAGGTACGCTGGGAATTGGAACTGACGCGCGAGGTGTACCTGGAGTGGGACGATCAATTCGAGCAGGCACTGGCGCATTGTCAGCGTCTTTTGGCGATCGAGAATGTTCCCGAAGACATACGGGAATCATTATTGGATCGGGAAGCGTTTAATCTCGTTCGCCTGAACCGATTCGACGAAGCGCTGGCACGCTTCGATCGACGCCTGCAGACAGCCGGCAGTGATCGTGAAAAACGCCAGAAAATTCTCAACTGGCAAGTTCAATTAATGCTGAAACGCGCTCCGGTTGAAAAATCCATCGAAGTCTGTCGACGGTTTCAAAAGGCGACAATACGCGGTACTGACGACTGGAAGGATGCAACCTTTTTCCTCGCATTGGAATTACGGAGAGCAGGACGTCACCGAGAAGCACTTGAGTTAACTAACGATTTTCTGCAGGTAGAACGTTCTCCCAATCTATTGCTCGATGCTGCCGAGAGCCTGATCGCATTGAAACGCCACAAGGAAGCGGCTGCATTAATTGAAGAAGTTCAGCCCCAGATTCAGTCCCTCAAGGATTCACACCTGAAATGGGAAATCGAACAATATGAGAATCTTGCGGAACGAAGTCAGGTACTGAAGAAGCGCATGCCACAGCCAGATAAGTCCGACAGCAAATGA
- a CDS encoding protein-disulfide reductase DsbD family protein yields the protein MSHNLSFRCLVCSVGLFAGCAEPSSEKQVAEQQAPETNAAAPDHQRAPGHTSEHPDSEQAKHTERSEGEQVSVILSVPEQPVQPGMQFPLTVKFKIAPLWEIRTIDAQPEKLATQLELKLPDGFQAQGDWQVPPTGRSMSFDSHPVYSGEAVFQRTIEVGKEVPAGPRSVTCQIHYQACDEQRCLSPVQKDLKVTVQVKPAQSAGN from the coding sequence ATGAGTCACAACCTAAGTTTCCGCTGCCTGGTCTGCTCCGTCGGGCTGTTTGCTGGCTGTGCTGAGCCGTCCTCAGAAAAACAGGTAGCGGAGCAACAGGCTCCAGAAACAAACGCTGCTGCCCCTGATCACCAGAGAGCCCCCGGTCATACATCGGAGCATCCAGACTCCGAGCAGGCAAAACACACCGAGCGCAGCGAGGGGGAACAGGTTTCAGTTATACTGTCGGTGCCAGAGCAACCTGTCCAGCCGGGGATGCAGTTTCCCCTGACGGTGAAATTTAAAATTGCCCCCTTGTGGGAGATCCGCACGATCGATGCCCAGCCGGAAAAACTCGCCACACAACTTGAGTTGAAGCTTCCGGATGGATTTCAGGCGCAGGGAGACTGGCAGGTTCCTCCTACAGGCAGATCGATGTCATTCGACAGTCACCCGGTATATTCGGGAGAGGCGGTGTTTCAACGGACCATTGAGGTTGGTAAGGAGGTCCCCGCCGGGCCCCGTTCTGTGACCTGCCAGATACACTACCAGGCCTGTGATGAGCAGCGTTGCCTGAGCCCCGTACAGAAAGACCTTAAGGTGACCGTACAAGTCAAGCCTGCGCAGTCAGCGGGAAATTGA
- a CDS encoding DUF6797 domain-containing protein translates to MKAVVRLPFLVCLLCCAFPSLSFSQEPSSYLEQQLRQAPLNRLAQEARLRGNPERGALVFYKSVAACIKCHDSGAKATPLGPDLTKAGQNVSDEYLVESILFPSRKIKQGFETVNIVTSAGKLISGLVAEERPDALVLRDAANLGQEIIVPKDDIDERTSGSKSMMPEGLVATLHDQAEFYDLVSYVFEIARGGAQRAAELKPSAEALIVKDDTQNLDHAGILKRMNQRDFAEGERIYQGLCKNCHGVDGNTPSLPTARAFGTQPLKFGADPYRMFLTLSKGNGLMGPMRHLSPQERYQVVHYIREKFMKPGNPAYQGVTPDYLKQLPPGTESGEFDLEIERDFGPALASQLSRITTSALTVKLNADTTISYDLHTLNQAGLWQGGFLDLSETQHIRGRGEGVPEPEGKQLAGLAGWQWGHEGTLDYSREQLRPRGPLPAEWMRYHGHYVHENQLVLSYAIDDREILELPQAIPGKTAVRHSLQIGPGKALVLATAAPQIPDAFTGVLVPGNQLSPENERDAKGAMVFCNQLGENQAGRFTICAVRGDTKGMIWRVDDKQRFVLSIPADQESRLIEITCVTGTGKAEDASAQTLIREAEQTEVTDPRSLIQGGKANWPNVLTTVGYPGLETGAYALDTITIPRETPWNTWFRTSALDFFPDGRMVVSTHGGDIWIVSGLDQGLLELKWKRFAGGLYEPFGIKVVDGLIYVTCKDRLTRLHDLNQDGEADFYESFSADTDVSRFFHSFNFDLQTDSQGNFYYTKCGQYTSYALPGSVIKVSPDGKQRDVVCTGFRTPNGMGMLPDDRMTVSDNQGNWIPASKISLVKPGGFYGYVQTHAGGKNWAPDGGRIDHRKVIPPKTFDQPLIWMPQDYDNSSGGQLWVDDPRWGPLSGRLLHTSFGKGWMYYLMLQDFVDVSQAAIIKLPFHFSTGIHRARVNPTDGQVYAVGLDGWNGGGRRGLRDQGIQRLRYTGKPLSMVTDCQVEADGLRIDFNFPLDPKSTSVLNSYLAEQWNYHWRPEYGSDMFSPATDHPGKDKLNIKSALLSADGKSVKLVVPDLKPVNQVHLRLSLKSQTGEPFQEEIFWTINRVPEK, encoded by the coding sequence ATGAAAGCTGTTGTGCGTCTGCCATTCCTGGTTTGCCTGCTCTGTTGTGCGTTTCCTTCACTGAGCTTCTCTCAGGAACCGTCGAGTTACCTGGAACAACAGCTCCGGCAAGCCCCCTTAAACAGGCTGGCACAGGAAGCCCGACTACGCGGGAATCCGGAACGAGGTGCACTGGTCTTCTACAAATCGGTCGCCGCCTGCATCAAATGCCACGACAGTGGTGCCAAGGCAACTCCCCTCGGTCCCGACCTCACTAAGGCAGGCCAAAACGTCAGCGATGAATACCTGGTTGAATCGATTCTCTTCCCGTCCCGCAAGATCAAGCAGGGGTTCGAAACGGTCAACATCGTCACCAGCGCAGGGAAGCTGATTTCCGGCCTGGTTGCAGAGGAGCGTCCCGACGCTCTGGTGCTCCGCGACGCAGCCAACCTGGGTCAGGAAATTATCGTCCCCAAAGACGACATCGACGAACGAACCAGCGGCAGTAAGTCGATGATGCCCGAGGGACTCGTGGCGACGCTGCACGATCAGGCCGAGTTTTATGATCTGGTCAGCTATGTCTTTGAGATCGCCCGCGGCGGTGCACAACGGGCAGCGGAACTCAAGCCGTCAGCGGAAGCACTCATCGTTAAAGACGATACCCAAAACCTCGATCATGCAGGTATCCTCAAGAGGATGAACCAGCGTGACTTTGCCGAGGGGGAACGTATCTATCAGGGACTGTGCAAGAACTGTCACGGTGTGGACGGCAATACGCCTTCACTTCCCACCGCCCGGGCCTTCGGGACACAGCCGCTCAAATTCGGTGCAGATCCCTATCGGATGTTTCTCACGCTCTCAAAAGGAAACGGGCTGATGGGCCCGATGCGACATCTGAGCCCCCAAGAACGTTACCAGGTCGTGCATTACATCCGTGAAAAGTTCATGAAACCGGGTAATCCCGCCTATCAAGGTGTGACGCCTGACTATCTCAAGCAGCTCCCCCCGGGTACGGAATCCGGGGAATTCGATCTGGAGATCGAACGTGACTTCGGGCCGGCGCTCGCTTCGCAGCTCTCTCGAATCACCACCAGCGCGTTGACCGTCAAACTGAATGCAGACACGACGATCTCCTATGATTTGCATACTTTGAACCAGGCGGGACTCTGGCAGGGTGGATTTCTCGATTTGAGTGAAACTCAACATATCCGCGGTCGTGGTGAAGGAGTTCCTGAACCAGAGGGCAAGCAACTCGCCGGCCTGGCTGGCTGGCAGTGGGGACATGAGGGAACGCTCGATTATTCTCGTGAGCAATTACGCCCCCGAGGACCGCTGCCCGCTGAGTGGATGCGATATCATGGTCACTATGTGCATGAAAATCAGCTGGTGCTCTCGTACGCCATCGATGACCGGGAAATTCTGGAACTTCCCCAGGCCATCCCGGGTAAAACCGCGGTCCGGCATAGTCTGCAAATCGGTCCCGGGAAAGCACTGGTGCTGGCCACGGCGGCACCACAGATTCCTGATGCTTTTACCGGAGTCTTAGTTCCTGGAAATCAGCTTTCGCCAGAAAACGAACGGGACGCAAAGGGAGCGATGGTCTTCTGTAATCAGTTGGGGGAAAACCAGGCTGGGAGATTTACGATATGCGCAGTCCGGGGAGACACCAAAGGGATGATCTGGCGTGTCGACGACAAACAACGCTTCGTACTTTCGATTCCCGCGGATCAGGAATCACGGCTGATTGAAATCACCTGTGTCACCGGTACAGGGAAAGCAGAGGACGCTTCGGCACAAACCCTGATCCGGGAAGCGGAGCAGACAGAAGTGACCGATCCCCGGTCCCTGATTCAGGGAGGCAAAGCCAACTGGCCCAACGTCCTGACCACTGTCGGTTATCCGGGGCTGGAGACGGGGGCTTATGCCCTGGATACGATTACCATTCCGCGTGAGACACCCTGGAATACGTGGTTTCGGACTTCGGCCCTCGATTTCTTTCCGGACGGACGGATGGTGGTTTCCACGCATGGGGGTGATATCTGGATCGTCTCCGGTCTCGACCAAGGCCTCCTGGAACTGAAATGGAAACGCTTCGCGGGAGGACTCTACGAACCCTTCGGCATCAAGGTGGTCGATGGTCTGATTTATGTGACCTGCAAAGATCGTCTGACACGACTGCACGATCTGAACCAGGATGGCGAAGCCGATTTTTATGAGAGTTTTTCCGCAGACACCGATGTTTCACGATTCTTCCACTCTTTCAACTTCGATCTGCAGACCGATTCACAAGGCAATTTCTATTACACGAAGTGTGGTCAATACACGAGCTATGCCTTGCCGGGCTCGGTGATCAAAGTCTCTCCTGATGGCAAGCAGCGGGACGTTGTCTGTACGGGCTTTCGGACTCCCAATGGGATGGGCATGCTGCCCGATGACCGGATGACCGTCAGTGACAATCAGGGGAACTGGATCCCCGCTTCGAAGATCAGCCTCGTCAAGCCGGGTGGTTTTTATGGCTACGTCCAGACTCACGCAGGTGGGAAGAACTGGGCGCCCGATGGGGGTCGAATCGATCATCGCAAGGTGATTCCCCCGAAAACCTTTGATCAACCGTTGATCTGGATGCCTCAGGACTACGACAATTCCTCAGGAGGCCAGCTGTGGGTAGACGATCCCCGCTGGGGCCCGCTGTCAGGGCGTCTGTTACACACCAGCTTTGGTAAAGGCTGGATGTATTATCTGATGCTGCAGGATTTCGTGGATGTGAGCCAGGCGGCGATCATTAAGCTCCCCTTTCACTTCAGCACGGGTATCCACCGGGCCCGCGTCAACCCAACGGACGGTCAGGTTTATGCGGTTGGTCTGGACGGCTGGAACGGCGGGGGACGCAGAGGTCTCCGTGACCAGGGGATTCAGAGGCTGCGTTACACAGGCAAACCTTTATCGATGGTGACGGACTGCCAGGTGGAAGCAGACGGTCTGCGGATAGACTTCAACTTCCCCCTGGATCCGAAGAGTACTTCGGTTCTCAATTCCTACTTGGCCGAGCAGTGGAATTACCACTGGCGACCAGAATACGGATCAGACATGTTTTCTCCTGCGACCGATCACCCCGGAAAAGACAAGCTAAACATCAAGAGTGCCCTGCTCTCCGCAGACGGGAAGAGTGTGAAACTGGTGGTGCCTGATCTGAAACCGGTCAACCAGGTGCATTTGCGGTTGAGCCTCAAATCACAAACAGGAGAGCCGTTCCAGGAAGAGATTTTCTGGACGATCAACCGGGTTCCTGAGAAATAA